The following are from one region of the Cetobacterium somerae genome:
- a CDS encoding ABC transporter substrate-binding protein, with protein sequence MKKFVLLATLLSTVLTYGETLQEIQEKAQKEGEVLSVGMPDNWANWKDTWSQIKEKYNIKHSDTDMSSAQEIAKFKNEGKNATADIGDIGAGFANIALKQGVTQPYKTSYWEEVPEWAKDKNGHWMLAYTGTIAFIVDKDKIPEKDIPRSWEALKNSKFKVSPGDVGTAAQASSAVLAAAYALGGNENNIEPAIKYFANLAKEGRVSAASPNIQNLEKGEVEVGLIWDFNGLSYRDSIDKERFEVLIPSDGSLISGYTTIINKWAKNPNAAKLTREYIFSDDGQINLAKGNARPIRKINLPEDIKKRMIPDEQYKNARAIENHDAWDKTSKNLGRVWQEEVLVNRK encoded by the coding sequence ATGAAAAAATTTGTTTTATTGGCAACACTTTTATCAACTGTTTTAACTTATGGAGAAACTTTACAAGAGATTCAAGAGAAAGCACAAAAAGAAGGAGAAGTATTATCTGTTGGAATGCCTGATAATTGGGCCAATTGGAAAGATACTTGGAGTCAAATAAAAGAAAAATATAATATAAAACATAGTGATACTGATATGAGTAGTGCTCAGGAAATTGCAAAATTTAAAAATGAGGGAAAAAATGCCACAGCAGATATTGGTGATATAGGGGCAGGATTTGCAAATATAGCTCTGAAACAAGGGGTTACTCAACCATACAAAACAAGTTATTGGGAAGAGGTACCAGAGTGGGCTAAAGATAAAAATGGACATTGGATGTTAGCTTATACAGGAACAATAGCTTTTATAGTAGATAAAGATAAAATTCCAGAAAAGGATATACCTAGATCTTGGGAGGCTTTAAAAAATAGCAAATTTAAAGTAAGCCCAGGAGATGTAGGAACAGCAGCTCAAGCTTCAAGTGCCGTTTTAGCGGCAGCTTATGCATTAGGTGGAAATGAAAATAATATAGAACCAGCAATAAAGTATTTTGCTAATTTAGCAAAAGAGGGCAGAGTTTCAGCAGCTTCACCAAATATTCAAAACTTAGAAAAAGGTGAAGTTGAAGTTGGATTAATCTGGGATTTTAATGGTTTAAGCTACAGAGATTCAATTGATAAAGAGAGATTTGAAGTTTTAATTCCTTCAGATGGTTCTCTTATAAGCGGATATACAACAATAATTAATAAATGGGCAAAGAATCCAAATGCAGCTAAATTAACAAGAGAGTATATATTTAGTGATGATGGTCAGATAAATTTAGCTAAGGGAAATGCAAGACCAATTAGGAAAATTAATCTACCAGAGGATATAAAGAAAAGGATGATTCCAGATGAGCAGTATAAGAATGCAAGAGCTATTGAAAATCATGATGCTTGGGACAAAACTTCAAAAAATTTAGGAAGAGTTTGGCAAGAGGAAGTTTTAGTAAATAGAAAGTAG